A stretch of Caenorhabditis elegans chromosome IV DNA encodes these proteins:
- the C09G9.3 gene encoding C6 domain-containing protein (Confirmed by transcript evidence), with protein MIIVFLLILRMMPSTHACLQTIPSTTPSPTGCCGEVIYLPTPRPNLPDGQYVPVYSGTPGCNTGVAITCSSFDTTLDLRAGIFGNQIYYLNGDVDTVTVEFTCQNGEWIYTDQGQSIAIDTVECVLTNLATEP; from the exons ATGATTATA GTGTTCTTGCTCATCCTCAGGATGATGCCTTCAACACATGCTTGCCTGCAAACTATTCCAAGTACCACACCATCTCCAACAG GTTGTTGTGGTGAGGTAATATACTTGCCAACCCCGCGACCAAATCTTCCCGACGGACAATACGTTCCAGTGTATAGCGGTACTCCTGGTTGTAACACTGGTGTTGCAATTACTTGTTC ATCATTCGACACAACATTGGACTTGCGAGCGGGAATCTTTGGTAATCAGATTTATTATTTGAACGGTGACGTTGATACTGTAACTGTCGAATTTACATGTCAGAATGGGGAATG gATCTACACTGATCAAGGACAATCAATTGCAATTGATACCGTTGAATGTGTACTTACTAATTTGGCAACAGAAccatag
- the C09G9.3 gene encoding C6 domain-containing protein (Partially confirmed by transcript evidence) — protein MIIVFLLILRMMPSTHACLQTIPSTTPSPTGSTTTDPTVTTTTTVVPTGCCGEVIYLPTPRPNLPDGQYVPVYSGTPGCNTGVAITCSSFDTTLDLRAGIFGNQIYYLNGDVDTVTVEFTCQNGEWIYTDQGQSIAIDTVECVLTNLATEP, from the exons ATGATTATA GTGTTCTTGCTCATCCTCAGGATGATGCCTTCAACACATGCTTGCCTGCAAACTATTCCAAGTACCACACCATCTCCAACAG GTTCCACAACCACTGATCCCACCGTCACTACCACCACCACTGTCGTTCCCACTG GTTGTTGTGGTGAGGTAATATACTTGCCAACCCCGCGACCAAATCTTCCCGACGGACAATACGTTCCAGTGTATAGCGGTACTCCTGGTTGTAACACTGGTGTTGCAATTACTTGTTC ATCATTCGACACAACATTGGACTTGCGAGCGGGAATCTTTGGTAATCAGATTTATTATTTGAACGGTGACGTTGATACTGTAACTGTCGAATTTACATGTCAGAATGGGGAATG gATCTACACTGATCAAGGACAATCAATTGCAATTGATACCGTTGAATGTGTACTTACTAATTTGGCAACAGAAccatag
- the C09G9.3 gene encoding C6 domain-containing protein (Confirmed by transcript evidence): protein MIIVFLLILRMMPSTHACLQTIPSTTPSPTDCCPVVPLILTDSDFPDGTATFAYDSNTCRTVATATCSSTDTSLDLFAALVGNAVNYLEYAENTATVQLICSSGQWTYTRMGSTLVLTTVECILTNPPTGG, encoded by the exons ATGATTATA GTGTTCTTGCTCATCCTCAGGATGATGCCTTCAACACATGCTTGCCTGCAAACTATTCCAAGTACCACACCATCTCCAACAG ATTGTTGCCCAGTAGTACCTCTAATCTTGACTGATAGTGATTTCCCCGATGGAACAGCCACTTTTGCTTATGACAGTAACACGTGTAGAACTGTCGCCACTGCCACATGCTC AAGTACCGATACTTCATTGGATCTTTTTGCTGCACTCGTTGGAAATGCTGTTAATTATTTGGAGTATGCTGAAAATACAGCTACAGTTCAATTAATTTGTAGTTCCGGCCAATG gACATACACTCGGATGGGATCTACTCTTGTTTTGACCACAGTAGAATGTATTCTCACAAATCCTCCAACCGGAGGATAA